A stretch of Lathyrus oleraceus cultivar Zhongwan6 chromosome 6, CAAS_Psat_ZW6_1.0, whole genome shotgun sequence DNA encodes these proteins:
- the LOC127097397 gene encoding uncharacterized protein LOC127097397 isoform X4, with protein MAKSCQSTDAIIDDQKDIPLFEASEGDQSLSGITTENTIIKEASHEAEQLDRPVELFSSLDIVSDKHSGSNKGQQCTLVVSAADDSTHELSTRASTRLFDLSPISDASSVNLLQLAEFIRGLNEEEYQFLLKARGSFSDADPLTSSSVLPNHDFSEVFQRLKEELFLAHMMQNIFSMQLAEQLDLQLEYDYHRHQLIGELSQLRDSRNEVNENNQRLNEELANCRVELQNSSSKSVELQNQFDTAMTGIEALSARLVELQINFEMSQIDSLDLSTELADCRSLISSLQDEKKGVSETLDLVISEKNKLAEEKEFNLCESQKLATELSGLKSSMEAVEVENSNLIDRISLVTEESNTFKAEINHLLQEIDRVSLDLVENKDLVASLQSENSNLNGNLQLSVDKIKNLEDENLSVVLENQRLNSQIVSIQEQLSIEKGERMRFEDDLKEATTHLEQLSKKNVSLNSTLDEHKVKISEIAVTKDSRQIGQGLDDGAAGGPFENIPEQEIFNDSLGFVSLTTDLNEVENVLVKLEKAIDKLHSQSLISGGTAEKVSSPVVSRLIQAFEPKVNETEHEVELSVSTDAQSQSNSFIKLTKEQVGNLRKLLSKWKLDVQSADALFKGERDGRKIGDAKYGDLEGQFEGLKQHCSDLEASNVELAVQYETVKQLMGDVQEKKCHLEEICEALKQEDIHLKAKNSELYDKLGYCHSKMIELLTEMNDVKLSSNEMASVIGSQLENLQKEVTERAVLLEQGWNTTIDEIAKLVTKLNESVGEASHTMVSYYTHDGLHISHLLEVSVSAATEMIFGLQKKLEASNADHEIISMSHKEMTTKCDNLLERNEMAIDVLHKIYSDLRKLMLRSGWSLDEDKIDDQSEALPDLLNYNNYETIMKHLGDIVIEKLELESVTNNMKSELVHKETEYEELKIKCLGLDSVGRLVNDVAGALHVETPNIEINTSPLLHLDSLVSSLVQKTKEAEIQNHATKEDDVSKEMELDELKEKMHYLDMLRLENENEIFVLRESLHQAEEALSTARSQLREKANELDHSEQRVSSIREKLGIAVAKGKGLVVQRDGLKQSLAETSTELERCSQELKLKDTRLHELETKLKIYSEAGERVEALESELSYIRNSANALRESFLLKDSMLQRIEEVLEDLDLPEQFHSSDIIEKIDWLVRSVVGNSLPMNDWEQKDFAGERSYSDAGNAVADSWKDNSQLQPDSGDDAGRRSYSDAGFVVTDSWKDDSQQPDSEGDFQKNFEELQSKYYGLAEQNEMLEQSLMERNSLVQRWEELVDKIDMPSHLRAMEMDDRIEWVGRALSEANHHVDSLQLKIERYESYCGLLNTDLEGSQRRVSTLQEDLKAHTSEREHLSEKIEALRNECEKLSVQTRGAELENENLHAEITSLKDQLEQKAEIEEQIFTIDGKIKKLQDLVGDALSESETEYLVSDGANIDSLEELLRKLIESHAKRVSEALRNEREKLSVQTRGAELENENLHAEITSLKDQLEQKAEIEEQIFTIDGKIKKLQDLVGDALSESVTEYLVSDGANIDCLEELLRKLIENHASLLSMKSMRGVVLDGHHSQNDDATLHEEKSIDMHDKDQADIDRYKKDLEAALSELEHLKEEGGRNLEKQISLSGEVEALSKRTEELQELLNQEEQKSASARDKLNVAVRKGKSLLQQRDSLKQTIGEMNVEMEHLKSEINKREHTIAEHEQKMRQLLTYPDRLEALESESSLLKHRLEETEHHLQEKEYSLKLILNKLGEIDVAGEGHISDPVTKVEWIGKLCSDLHNSVASLEQESRKSKRASELLLAELNEVQERNDSFQEELAKVADELVDLRRERDSAEAAKLEALSHVEKLSTLHEEEKQSHFYELVELKSSMNQVWKGFGEVQNLLAKAFFTDLEFFRNVEVGLELCMKGYNAPNVVDSSSSEEHDGILFKSPDNKTSSVYSDSWSEVGTIDHYNDNTIIENFHLLGHKLQEFLVEVSSLKERIHMHSSSAREQDKTLSKLMRNIQREITSRRESFEKIDTEVNKRDLQLIALRGNVAHLYESCINSVTVLENGKTELLEEKVEFPDQRINLKTPSFDDEISEECVKTLADRLLLAANGFASIKTEFLDANQKEMKATITNLQRELQEKDVQRDIICADLVKQIKDAEAAAKRYSQELHSLRMEEHDLKKQVEVIEGEKKKQIEVIEGEKKILEQRIKELQDRQGIAAELEDKVRSQTGLLAAKDQEIESLMHALDEEEIQMEELTKKNAELEKAVQQKNQEVENLESSRGKVMKKLSVTVSKFDELHHLSGNLLSEIEKLQSQLQEKDSEISFLRQEVTRCTNDDLRASQLNNQRSLDEIVEFFMWVDTIVSRDGMDDIPPDVKSDAQVHEYKEILQKKLMSLISELENLREVAESWDEMLQTEKSKVAELNHKAETLEKSLREKESQLNLLDGVEEAGKGIASSSEIVEVEPVINEWATTGTFVTPQVRSLRKGNSDYVAIAVDEDPGSTSRIEDEDDDKVHGFKSLTSSKIVPRFTRPVTDLLDGLWVSCDRTLMRQPVLRLGIIIYWTIMHALLAFFVV; from the exons ATGGCGAAATCTTGTCAAAGCACTGATGCAATTATAGATGATCAAAAGGATATTCCTTTGTTTGAAGCCAGTGAGGGTGACCAGTCTCTTTCAGGAATTACTACGGAGAATACTATAATCAAGGAGGCATCTCATGAAGCGGAACAACTAGACAGGCCAGTGGAATTATTCTCGTCTCTTGACATTGTGTCAGATAAGCATTCAGGTTCCAATAAAGGCCAGCAATGTACTCTTGTTGTATCTGCAGCTGATGATTCCACTCACGAGTTGTCAACCAGAGCTTCCACCAGATTGTTTGATCTCTCTCCTATTTCTGATGCGAGCTCAGTTAATCTTTTGCAGTTAGCTGAATTTATAAGAGGGCTTAATGAAGAAGAGTACCAGTTTCTGCTCAAGGCAAGAGGATCATTTTCTGATGCAGATCCATTAACTAGTAGTTCAGTTCTACCAAACCATGACTTTTCAGAAGTGTTCCAGAGACTGAAAGAAGAATTGTTTCTTGCTCATATGATGCAAAATATATTCAGTATGCAGCTAGCTGAACAACTGGACCTCCAATTGGAATATGATTATCACCGTCACCAGTTGATTGGTGAACTATCGCAGCTCCGTGATTCACGCAATGAAGTTAATGAGAACAATCAACGGCTTAACGAAGAACTTGCTAACTGCCGTGTAGAACTACAGAATAGTTCTAGCAAGAGTGTAGAACTACAGAACCAATTTGATACTGCAATGACAGGGATTGAAGCTCTTTCTGCCAGATTAGTTGAGCTGCAGATTAATTTTGAAATGTCTCAGATAGATTCATTGGATCTATCCACAGAGTTGGCCGACTGCAGAAGTTTGATCTCAAGTTTACAGGATGAAAAGAAGGGTGTGAGCGAAACTCTTGATTTGGTGATTTCTGAGAAAAATAAACTTGCAGAGGAGAAGGAGTTTAACCTCTGTGAAAGTCAGAAGCTGGCAACTGAATTGTCTGGCTTAAAGAGTTCAATGGAAGCAGTAGAAGTCGAAAATTCCAACTTAATTGACAGGATCTCTTTGGTGACTGAAGAGAGCAATACGTTCAAAGCAGAAATCAATCATCTCTTGCAAGAGATCGATAGAGTTTCATTAGATTTGGTTGAAAATAAAGATTTGGTGGCAAGTCTACAGAGCGAAAATTCCAATTTAAATGGGAACCTTCAATTGTCAGTCGATAAGATTAAAAATCTGGAAGATGAGAATCTATctgttgttcttgagaatcaaaGGCTCAATTCTCAGATTGTTTCCATACAAGAACAGTTATCTATAGAAAAGGGAGAACGGATGAGATTTGAAGATGACCTTAAAGAAGCCACAACGCACTTGGAACAACTTTCCAAGAAAAATGTATCACTTAATAGCACTTTAGATGAGCACAAGGTTAAAATATCAGAAATTGCAGTTACTAAAGATTCTCGGCAGATAGGTCAGGGGCTAGATGATGGTGCAGCAGGGGGACCATTTGAAAATATACCCGAACAAGAAATTTTCAACGATTCTCTTGGGTTTGTTTCATTGACGACTGATTTGAATGAGGTGGAGAATGTTTTGGTGAAGCTTGAAAAGGCAATTGATAAGTTGCATTCTCAATCACTAATCTCTGGCGGGACTGCTGAGAAAGTTTCTTCACCTGTGGTATCAAGATTGATACAGGCTTTTGAACCAAAAGTAAATGAAACTGAGCATGAGGTAGAGTTAAGTGTTTCAACTGATGCTCAGTCACAATCAAACTCATTTATTAAGTTAACCAAAGAGCAAGTAGGAAACTTGAGAAAATTGCTATCAAAGTGGAAGCTGGATGTTCAGAGTGCAGATGCATTGTTCAAGGGGGAACGAGATGGTAGGAAAATTGGGGATGCAAAGTACGGTGATCTTGAGGGCCAGTTTGAAGGATTGAAGCAACATTGTTCAGATTTGGAAGCATCTAACGTCGAACTTGCAGTTCAATATGAAACAGTTAAACAACTTATGGGCGACGTTCAAGAAAAGAAATGTCATCTTGAAGAAATCTGTGAAGCTCTAAAGCAAGAAGATATTCACCTCAAAGCCAAAAATAGTGAACTCTATGACAAGCTTGGATATTGTCATTCAAAAATGATTGAATTGCTTACTGAAATGAATGATGTAAAACTAAGTTCGAATGAGATGGCTTCTGTTATTGGCAGTCAACTGGAAAATTTGCAGAAGGAGGTGACAGAGAGGGCGGTGCTACTTGAGCAAGGCTGGAATACTACTATTGATGAGATTGCTAAGTTAGTTACGAAGCTGAATGAATCAGTTGGGGAAGCATCACATACAATGGTCTCTTATTACACCCATGATGGTTTGCATATCAGTCATTTGTTAGAGGTTTCTGTAAGTGCTGCCACTGAAATGATTTTTGGTCTGCAGAAGAAACTTGAAGCTTCTAATGCAGATCATGAAATAATCTCTATGTCACATAAAGAAATGACCACGAAATGTGATAATCTGCTTGAGAGGAATGAAATGGCTATCGATGTACTACATAAAATATACAGTGACCTGAGGAAACTTATGTTGAGGAGTGGTTGGTCTTTGGATGAAGATAAGATAGATGATCAAAGTGAGGCACTGCCTGATTTGCTGAATTATAATAATTATGAGACCATCATGAAGCATTTGGGGGATATAGTGATCGAAAAGCTGGAATTGGAGTCTGTTACCAATAATATGAAGTCAGAATTGGTGCACAAGGAAACTGAATATGAAGAATTGAAGATAAAGTGTCTTGGTTTAGATTCTGTTGGAAGGCTAGTTAATGATGTTGCAGGTGCGCTGCATGTGGAAACTCCAAATATTGAAATAAACACATCGCCCCTTTTGCACTTAGATTCATTAGTGTCTAGTCTTGTACAGAAAACCAAAGAGGCTGAAATCCAGAATCACGCCACTAAAGAAGATGATGTATCTAAGGAGATGGAATTGGATGAACTGAAAGAAAAAATGCATTATCTAGACATGCTGCGTCTTGAGAATGAAAATGAAATCTTTGTTCTAAGGGAAAGCTTACATCAAGCCGAGGAAGCTCTTTCTACTGCACGTTCTCAATTGCGTGAGAAAGCAAATGAACTCGACCATTCAGAACAAAGAGTATCCTCCATCCGGGAGAAACTTGGCATAGCTGTTGCCAAGGGAAAAGGATTAGTTGTACAGCGGGATGGCCTCAAGCAGTCCCTAGCTGAGACATCTACCGAATTGGAGAGATGCTCGCAAGAGTTGAAGTTGAAAGATACAAGACTCCATGAGCTTGAAACAAAACTTAAGATCTATTCAGAGGCTGGTGAACGCGTGGAAGCTCTGGAATCTGAACTTTCATATATTCGTAATTCAGCTAATGCCTTGAGAGAGTCATTTCTGCTCAAAGATTCAATGCTTCAGAGGATAGAAGAGGTTTTGGAAGACCTAGATCTGCCTGAGCAGTTTCATTCGAGTGATATAATAGAGAAGATTGATTGGTTGGTTAGGTCAGTTGTTGGCAACTCACTGCCCATGAATGACTGGGAGCAGAAAGATTTTGCAGGAGAACGTTCATATTCTGATGCTGGTAATGCTGTCGCAGATTCTTGGAAAGATAATAGTCAGTTACAACCAGATTCAGGGGATGATGCAGGTAGGCGTTCATACTCTGATGCTGGTTTTGTTGTCACAGATTCGTGGAAAGATGATAGTCAGCAACCAGATTCAGAGGGTGATTTTCAAAAAAACTTTGAGGAGTTGCAGAGTAAATACTACGGGCTGGCCGAGCAAAATGAAATGCTGGAGCAGTCATTGATGGAAAGAAACAGCTTAGTTCAGAGATGGGAGGAGCTTGTAGACAAGATTGACATGCCTTCACATTTGCGGGCTATGGAGATGGACGATAGGATTGAATGGGTAGGAAGAGCACTTTCCGAGGCTAATCATCATGTAGATTCTCTGCAGCTGAAGATTGAAAGATATGAAAGCTATTGTGGATTGCTAAATACTGATCTGGAAGGGTCTCAGAGGAGAGTGTCCACTCTTCAAGAAGACCTTAAAGCTCACACATCGGAGAGAGAACACCTTTCTGAAAAAATAGAGGCTCTGAGAAATGAATGCGAGAAACTATCAGTGCAGACAAGGGGAGCTGAACTTGAGAATGAAAATCTGCATGCAGAAATTACTAGTTTGAAGGATCAGTTGGAGCAGAAAGCTGAAATTGAAGAACAGATTTTCACCATCGATGGCAAGATAAAAAAATTACAAGACTTAGTTGGTGATGCTTTGTCAGAATCTGAAACAGAATATCTGGTTTCTGATGGTGCAAATATTGATTCTTTGGAAGAATTGCTGAGAAAGCTTATAGAAAGTCATGCCAAAAGGGTCTCAGAGGCTCTGAGAAATGAACGCGAGAAACTATCAGTGCAGACAAGGGGAGCTGAACTTGAGAATGAAAATCTGCACGCAGAAATTACTAGTTTGAAGGATCAGTTGGAGCAGAAAGCTGAAATTGAAGAACAGATTTTCACCATCGATGGCAAGATAAAAAAATTACAAGACTTAGTTGGCGATGCCTTGTCAGAATCTGTAACAGAATATCTGGTTTCTGATGGTGCAAATATTGATTGTTTGGAAGAATTGCTGAGAAAGCTTATAGAAAATCATGCCAGTCTTTTATCAATGAAATCTATGCGTGGTGTTGTACTTGATGGACATCATTCTCAAAATGACGATGCTACTCTTCATGAGGAAAAAAGTATTGATATGCATGATAAGGATCAAGCGGATATTGATAGATACAAGAAAGATCTGGAGGCAGCTTTGAGCGAATTGGAGCATTTGAAGGAGGAGGGAGGGAGAAATTTGGAAAAGCAAATATCTCTATCTGGTGAAGTTGAAGCTCTGAGTAAAAGAACTGAGGAGTTGCAAGAGCTTCTTAATCAGGAAGAGCAGAAATCTGCTTCTGCAAGAGATAAATTAAATGTTGCAGTCAGGAAAGGGAAGTCATTGCTGCAACAAAGAGACAGTCTAAAACAAACCATTGGAGAGATGAATGTTGAGATGGAGCACTTGAAATCTGAGATCAACAAACGGGAACACACTATTGCAGAGCATGAACAGAAGATGAGACAGTTATTAACCTACCCAGATAGGTTAGAAGCGCTTGAATCTGAGAGTTCTCTTCTGAAGCATCGTTTGGAAGAAACTGAACACCATTTGCAGGAGAAAGAGTATTCCTTGAAACTGATTTTGAACAAGCTAGGTGAGATTGATGTTGCAGGTGAAGGTCATATAAGTGATCCTGTGACAAAGGTGGAATGGATAGGAAAACTGTGTTCTGATCTCCATAATTCCGTCGCGTCTTTGGAACAGGAATCCAGGAAATCTAAAAGAGCATCAGAACTCCTGTTGGCAGAGTTGAACGAGGTTCAAGAAAGGAATGATAGTTTTCAGGAGGAGCTTGCTAAGGTGGCTGATGAACTTGTGGATCTCAGAAGAGAAAGGGATTCAGCGGAGGCTGCCAAACTGGAAGCTCTTTCACATGTTGAAAAGTTGTCTACATTACACGAGGAAGAAAAACAGAGCCATTTTTATGAGCTCGTGGAATTAAAATCTAGCATGAACCAAGTCTGGAAAGGCTTTGGTGAGGTTCAGAATTTACTGGCTAAGGCTTTTTTCACAGATTTGGAATTTTTTCGGAATGTGGAAGTTGGTCTTGAGTTGTGTATGAAAGGATACAATGCTCCAAATGTGGTGGATTCATCTTCCAGCGAAGAACATGATGGTATTTTATTCAAGTCACCTGATAATAAG ACGAGCTCTGTGTATTCAGATTCTTGGTCAGAAGTTGGCACAATTGACCACTATAATGATAATACCATTATTGAAAACTTTCATCTACTTGGGCATAAACTGCAAGAGTTTTTGGTGGAGGTCAGCTCTCTTAAGGAAAGAATACACATGCACTCCAGTTCGGCACGGGAGCAGGACAAAACTCTGTCGAAACTAATGAGAAATATTCAGAGAGAAATTACTTCCCGAAGAGAATCTTTTGAAAAGATAGATACAGAAGTTAATAAACGAGATCTGCAACTTATTGCATTGCGTGGGAACGTTGCCCACCTTTATGAATCATGCATCAATTCTGTCACTGTATTAGAGAACGGAAAAACTGAACTGCTTGAAGAAAAGGTTGAATTTCCAGATCAAAGGATTAACTTGAAAACACCGTCATTTGATGATGAAATATCTGAGGAATGTGTTAAAACCCTGGCTGATAGACTGCTGTTGGCTGCAAATGGGTTCGCTAGCATAAAAACCGAATTTTTAGATGCTAATCAAAAGGAAATGAAGGCTACTATAACAAATTTACAGAGGGAACTTCAGGAAAAGGATGTTCAAAGAGACATAATTTGTGCAGACCTGGTAAAACAGATTAAGGATGCTGAAGCTGCTGCAAAACGTTACTCTCAAGAACTTCATTCTCTTAGGATGGAGGAGCATGATTTGAAAAAACAGGTAGAAGTGATTGAGGGAGAAAAGAAAAAACAGATAGAAGTGATCGAGGGAGAAAAGAAGATACTTGAGCAGAGAATCAAGGAGCTGCAGGACAGGCAAGGGATTGCAGCAGAACTAGAGGATAAAGTAAGATCTCAGACTGGTTTGCTGGCTGCCAAAGACCAAG AAATTGAATCCTTAATGCATGCACTTGACGAGGAAGAGATACAAATGGAAGAACTGACAAAGAAAAATGCAGAACTTGAAAAGGCTGTTCAACAAAAGAATCAAGAGGTTGAGAACCTTGAATCTTCTCGTGGTAAAGTTATGAAAAAGCTTTCCGTAACTGTAAGCAAGTTTGATGAACTTCACCACCTATCTGGAAATCTCCTTTCTGAGATTGAAAAGCTTCAGTCCCAATTGCAAGAAAAAGATTCCGAAATTTCTTTCTTAAGGCAAGAGGTTACTCGATGCACTAATGATGATCTCCGTGCATCACAACTGAACAACCAGAGAAGTCTGGATGAGATCGTTGAGTTCTTTATGTGGGTTGACACAATTGTATCTCGAGATGGGATGGATGATATACCTCCTGATGTGAAGAGTGATGCTCAGGTTCATGAGTACAAAGAAATACTTCAGAAGAAGTTGATGTCTTTAATATCAGAGTTAGAGAATCTAAGGGAAGTTGCAGAAAGCTGGGATGAAATGTTGCAAACAGAAAAGAGTAAAGTAGCAGAGTTGAACCATAAAGCAGAGACGCTTGAGAAGTCCTTGCGTGAGAAAGAATCACAATTGAATTTGCTTGATGGTGTGGAAGAAGCTGGAAAGGGAATTGCCTCAAGCTCAGAAATTGTGGAGGTAGAACCAGTG ATAAATGAATGGGCAACAACAGGGACATTTGTTACACCTCAAGTTCGCAGTTTGCGCAAGGGCAATAGCGATTATGTTGCCATTGCTGTTGATGAAGATCCTGGTAGTACTAGTAGGATAGAAGATGAAGATGACGACAAGG TTCATGGTTTCAAATCACTCACATCATCCAAAATTGTCCCAAGATTTACCAGACCAGTAACTGACTTGCTTGATGGCTTGTG GGTTTCTTGTGATCGAACTTTAATGAGACAACCGGTTTTGAGGCTTGGAATTATAATTTATTGGACCATAATGCACGCACTTCTTGCTTTCTTTGTTGTCTGA